AGCGCGTTGACGGTACGTGTCCGCGAGCAAGCCCAAGCCGCCCAGCAACGCGAAGCGCAGACGGCGGAACTGTACGGATTCACGCGCGACCTTGCGGCGAGCAATGGTGTGGAAGATATTTTGCGCGCGGCGATTCAGCACATCAGTCAAACCTTCAGCCGTGAGATGGTGATTCTGTTGCCGGAGGGCGAGGCGCTCAAGCCGCGCATGACGACGACTGGTTTTGCAATCAGCGAAGATGAGCTTGCCGTTGCGACCTGGTCGTTTCAACATGGCGAACCCGCCGGACGCGGTACGGATACCTTGCCCGCCGCGACGATTCGGTGCTCGCCGCTCAAAACTTCGCGCGGGGTTGTCGGCGTGCTGGGCGTCAAGCCGCCTAGCGCGGGTCCGCATCTCACGGCGGAACAACGCCACTTGCTCGAATCGTTCGCGAATCAAACCGCGCTCGCGATTGAGCGCGCCCAGCTTCACGAGCAAGCGCGCCAGGCGCACTTGATTCAAGCGACCGAGAAACTTCAAACGGCGCTCCTCGATTCGATCTCGCATGAACTCCGCACGCCGCTCGTTTCGATTACGGGCGCGTTGAGCAGTTTGCAGGAAGAGAATTCACATCTGGATGCCGCCAATCGCCGCAATCTCATCGAGACCGCGCTGGGCGAAGCCGAACGATTGAATCGGCTGGTCGGCAATCTGCTCGACATGACGCGGATCGAAGCCGGCGCGATTCGACTGAAGAAAGAACCGTGTGATGTCCAGGATCTGATCGGCTCGACTTTGGATCGGCTGGGGAATCGCATCGCCGAGCGAAGTGTCAACGTGGATATTCCTCCCGACCTGCCGCTCGTGCCGATGGATTTTGCGCTGATCGTCCAGGTGTTGGTAAACCTGCTCGATAACGCGCTCAAGTACTCGTTCGCTGATACGCCAATCGAAATAGCCGCGCGCGTGCAAGGCGCGGCGTTGCAAATCCAGGTCAAGGATCGCGGGATTGGCATTCCGCGCGAGAACCTCACGCGCGTGTTCGACAAATTCTTTCGCGTCGAACGCGCAGAGAACCCGCGACGACTCGTGCCGATTGCCACGCGCAAGTTCGACAAATCGTTTCGCGTGCATCGTCCCGACAAGGCGGCGGGCACCGGGCTGGGTCTATCCATCTGCAAGGGAATTGTCGAAGCGCACGGCGGCGCGATTCGCGCGGAAAATCGCGATGGCGGCGGGACCATCATTGCGGTGACGTTGCCATTGGCGAAGGAGGCAAGCGCGTGAGCGACTCCAATCCGCGCGTGTTGGTCGTGGATGACGAGTTGTCCATTCGACGATTTTTGCGTACGTCGCTCGCGGCGCACGGCTTTACGGTGTTCGATGTCGCGACGGGGCAAGAAGCGTTGTCCGCAGTGATTACTCATCGTCCCGACCTGGTTATTCTTGACCTGGGTTTGCCGGATATCGAAGGGCTTGAAGTTACCCAGCGGTTGCGCGAGTGGAGTAAGATTCCGATCATCATTCTTTCCGTGCACGAACACGAATCGGACAAGGTCGCCGCGCTGGATGCGGGCGCGGACGATTATCTCACCAAACCATTCGGCATCGGCGAATTGTTGGCGCGCATTCGCGTGGCGATGCGGCATACGCTTCAGCCCGCGACGCAACCGGCGTTCACGGTGGATGCGTTGACGATTGATCTGGAGCGGCGCGTCGTGACGTTGGCAGGACAAGCAGTGACGTTGACGCCGACCGAGTACGACCTGTTACGCGTGTTAGTTTTGAATGCCGGCAAAGTACTCACTCATCATCAACTCTTGCGCCAAGTGTGGGGCGCGGGCTATGAATCCGAGACGCACATGTTGCGCGTGAACATCAGCAACTTGCGCCGCAAAATCGAAGCCGATGTGTCACGCCCGCGCTATATCATCACCGAACCCGGTGTCGGGTATCGTTTGAAAACAGAGTAATCAGTTTTTCTGCGATGGGTACAGTGGAAATAAAAATTCGTACGATCAATCGAAATGAATTACCAGCTCTGTTGGAATTGTACCGGCATTTGCACGCCGTTGACGCGCCATTGCCGAGCGATGACCTGCTTCACCAAGTGTGGAACGACATCGTGAATGATCCCAGGTTGGACTGCCTGGTCGCCGAGTGTGACAGCAAACTGATAGCGTCTTGCACGCTCGCGATCATTCCGAATCTAACCCGCGGCGCGCGTCCGTATGGCTTGATCGAAAATGTCGTGACGCATGCCGAGTACCGGCAAAAGGGCGTCGGTACCGAGTTGCTGCGCCATGCTTTGCAAATCGCGTGGGCGAAGAATTGCTACAAGGTCATGTTGCTCACCAGTTCCAAACGCGAGGAAACGCATCGGTTTTACGAACGAGCGGGTTTTCGCAAAGGCGTCAAGACCGGTTTTGTCGCGACCCAGGAAAATCAAACGGCGTTTGACTCGCGAACGCCGCGCGGCGATGTGAACCTAGGTTGATGTACGTGATAAGGTGGGGACGGTAATAGAAGAAATTGGGAGCGTGATGGTTTCGGCGAGGAAGGTCTCGCGCAGAGCCGGTGCTCTCTATAGACGTTAAGAAAATGATTTGGAATTTCGGATTTTGTAGAGACGTTCGCGAAGCGTGTCACGTCTCTACAAAATCCGATTCTAAAAGTAATCCTTAACCTCTCTAGCATCGTCTGCCTTCTGCAAGCCGCGTTAACCGGACACGTGTCTCCCGTCAGATCGTCCATGGTGTACGTAATTTGGCGGTTGGACGCGGCGCGAAATCTTTTATCAGACTTTAACGCATTTCACAAGTAGACCGATTGACCGGAGTTTTGTCTAGACGTATAATGGTGTTACTTTTCTGCGGTACTTGTAAACTCTTTATAGTCCTCTGTTCTAATCTCCCTCACATCCTCCGGGGACGCGGGCAATCTTCTTTCCTTCGACTCAAGTGAAATAGCGCGCCGATGGTCGCGCTTTCGATCACGCTTTGCCGATGTTGGCAGAGCGATTTGGAACAGGGATGTTCCTGCCACTGAAGGAGGTGGTTGAGTATGATTCCCGCAGAGTTTCAGTACATTTCCCCGAAGAGTGTCCCCGAAGCGATTGCGCTCTTGCAATCGAACCAGGACGCCAAAATCCTCTCCGGCGGGCAAAGTCTTATTCCCCTGATGCGATTCCGGCTCGCGACGCCGCCGCTTCTCGTGGACATCAACAACATCGTCGGGCTGGGTTACATTCGTGAAGCAAGCGGTTGGCTTCACATCGGCGCTACGGTGCGCGAGGACGACCTCGACAACGCGCCGATCATCCGCGAAAAATATCCTCTCTTGCGCGAGACCGCGCGCGCGATTGCCGATCCCCTCGTGCGTAATCGCGCCACCGTGTGCGGCAACCTCGCCCACGCCGATCCCGCGAACGATCACCCAGCGACCATGCTCGCATATCGCGCGGAGGTCGTGGCGACCGGCGTAAAAGGCGAGCGCGTCATTCCGATTGACCAATTCTTCATCGGCTTGTTTACTACCACACTCACTTCCGACGAAATTCTCACCGAGGTGCGTCTCCCCGTGCCGCCCGCGCGCAACGGCGGCGCGTACGTGAAAATGGAACGCAAGGTCGGCGATTTCGCGACCGCCGGCGTTGCCGTGCAATTGAATTTGGATACCGCCGGCAAGATTCAGCAGGTCGGCATCGGTTTGACGAATGTCGGACCGACGGCGATCCGCGCAGCGCGCTCGGAAGATGTGTTGCGCGGCAAAATGCCGGACGATACATTGATCGCGCAGTCGGCGCAGTTCGCGCAAGCGGATTGCGCGCCCTCGGCGGATTTGCGCGGATCGGAAGAATACAAACGCAATCTCGTGCGCGTGCTCACGCTGCGCGCGATCAACAAGGCGTTGGAGAGAGCGAGAGGTTAACGATGGGTGAAAAAATCCATTTGGTCGTCAATGGCGCCGAGGTGGACACCGAGGTCGAGCCGCGTTTGTTGCTCGCGCATTTTCTGCGCGATGTCTGCAATCTCACCGGCACGCACGTTGGTTGCGACACCACCTCCTGCGGCGCATGTACCGTCGTCATGAATGGTAAAGCGGTCAAGTCGTGTACGTTGTTCACCGTGCAAGCCAACGACGCGCGCATCCTGACCGTCGAAGGATTGGCGAACCTGGGCGACGGCAAACTGCATCCGTTGCAAGAGGGCTTTCACATGGAGCACGGTTTGCAGTGTGGGTTCTGCACGCCGGGCATGGAGATGACCGCGTACGCCTTTTTGACCAAGACCCAGGATCCCAATCCCACGGAAGAAGAAATTCGCTGGGCGATCTCCGGCAATCTGTGTCGTTGCACCGGGTACATGAATATCGTCAAAGCGATTCGCTACGCGGCGCAAAAAATGTACGCGGCACAACCCGCGCCGGTCGAACGACCGACCGCGGTTGCGCCAGTCACTGCCCCGCAACAAGAACCCGAGCGCGTTCCCGTGCGCGTCCAGGGCGGAGGTGAATGAAGATGGCTGCCATTGCGCATGGAATGGGCGCCGATGTGAAACGCAAAGAGGACGCGCGTTTCATTCGCGGCAAGGGTAATTACATTGACGATATCAAACTGCCCGGCATGTTGTGGCTCGATATCGTGCGTAGTCCGCTCGCG
This portion of the Chloroflexota bacterium genome encodes:
- a CDS encoding response regulator, producing MSDSNPRVLVVDDELSIRRFLRTSLAAHGFTVFDVATGQEALSAVITHRPDLVILDLGLPDIEGLEVTQRLREWSKIPIIILSVHEHESDKVAALDAGADDYLTKPFGIGELLARIRVAMRHTLQPATQPAFTVDALTIDLERRVVTLAGQAVTLTPTEYDLLRVLVLNAGKVLTHHQLLRQVWGAGYESETHMLRVNISNLRRKIEADVSRPRYIITEPGVGYRLKTE
- a CDS encoding (2Fe-2S)-binding protein — encoded protein: MGEKIHLVVNGAEVDTEVEPRLLLAHFLRDVCNLTGTHVGCDTTSCGACTVVMNGKAVKSCTLFTVQANDARILTVEGLANLGDGKLHPLQEGFHMEHGLQCGFCTPGMEMTAYAFLTKTQDPNPTEEEIRWAISGNLCRCTGYMNIVKAIRYAAQKMYAAQPAPVERPTAVAPVTAPQQEPERVPVRVQGGGE
- a CDS encoding GNAT family N-acetyltransferase, whose amino-acid sequence is MGTVEIKIRTINRNELPALLELYRHLHAVDAPLPSDDLLHQVWNDIVNDPRLDCLVAECDSKLIASCTLAIIPNLTRGARPYGLIENVVTHAEYRQKGVGTELLRHALQIAWAKNCYKVMLLTSSKREETHRFYERAGFRKGVKTGFVATQENQTAFDSRTPRGDVNLG
- a CDS encoding xanthine dehydrogenase family protein subunit M yields the protein MIPAEFQYISPKSVPEAIALLQSNQDAKILSGGQSLIPLMRFRLATPPLLVDINNIVGLGYIREASGWLHIGATVREDDLDNAPIIREKYPLLRETARAIADPLVRNRATVCGNLAHADPANDHPATMLAYRAEVVATGVKGERVIPIDQFFIGLFTTTLTSDEILTEVRLPVPPARNGGAYVKMERKVGDFATAGVAVQLNLDTAGKIQQVGIGLTNVGPTAIRAARSEDVLRGKMPDDTLIAQSAQFAQADCAPSADLRGSEEYKRNLVRVLTLRAINKALERARG